The DNA segment GTCAGGCGTGACAGCATGTGCCGGCGTCTCACCATGGGACTGCCCCCGCCCAAGCCGACAATGGCGTCACAGCCGGCCGCCAGATACTGCTGTGCGCCTTCCTCAACCTCATAGTCCTTGGGGTTGGGGGTGACCTGGCTCCACAGCTCGAAATTCATCCCCCAATCCTTCAGGACAGCAACGGCTTTGTCCACCCAGCCGGCGCGCCGCACGCCCTCATCGGTGACCAGAAATATCTTTTCGGCCCCCAACCGTTGAGCGCACTCGGCGATCTGCCCCAAAGACCCTGGGCCGAAGATCACCTCCGGCATCACAAACTTGCAGATTTTCATCTTGGCCTCCAATCCTGCGCGCCGCCCGGGGAACTTATTATCATTATACTCTATTGCTGGAGCCGGGACAATAGGTTCGCGCGAAAAAGGACTGCCAATTCCCCCTTCCGGCCCGGAATATAGGGGACAAAAGTCATGTTATGGCAAGCTCCACCTTCCCTTGCCAGCCGGCGGATATGTATGTTACAATAGAGTAAGCAACGACACAGGGTTGGGCCATCGAAGCAAGAAGAAGAAGGAGAGCCATGGGGGCGGCCGGCCCAGACGGGTCCATTTCCCTTACCTACATCACGCGCTTGCTCCAGAACGATCGCGTTGTCGGACTCCTGATACTGGAGTTCCTGCTCCTCGCCCTGGTCATGGCGCTGAACGAGTGGAGACACGGCACGCACACCGAGGCGCGCCGGCTTTCCGCGACCTTCGCCGCGCTGGCGGCTCTGCGCCTTCCGCTCCTGATCCCAGGACTCCCCCAGGCCTTCCCGCCGGCCTATTCCCTCATCGAAGGCTTCAGCCTGATCCTGCTGGCCTGGTCCTTCTCCCGCTCCGCTTTCCATGACCACGAGCTGGCCGACCGGCTCCGCAATATCCTGCTCCTTCTCGCCGGCCTGGCCGCAGGGATATGGGTCGCGCGGTGGCTTTGGCCTGACGGCACGCGCGACAGCCCCATGGAATGGAGCACCATCGTCTGGCACCTGGCCACGGCCGGCCTGGCCGGGGTGACGACATGGTTCCTGGCCGCCAGCCGGCGCGAACACCGTGCTCTCCTCTCCCTGGCCTTCGGGTTCCTCACCCTGGGACACGCCGGCGTGGTGCTGGGATATCCCACCGCCCTGCGAGCCAGCGGCGCACTGGTGTATCCGCTCTTCACCCTGGCGATCTACCAGACCATTACCGGAGACCTGCGGGCTTATGGGAGCGAGCTTCGCTCCCTCAGCCGGCGTTCCCTCGACCACACCAAAGAGCGCATACTGCTCCTGGAACTGAGCCGGCTGGTGCGCTCTCCGCTCGATGAACTCACTTTGCTGAAGGTAGTGGCCGATTACAGCGGGCCGGTCTTCAACTTGGACGGGCTGGTCGTGCTCCTCAAGGATGAAGGGAACAGCTCCGAGGGCTGGCCCGTCGCGGCCCGTTACCAGTCCCTCAACGCCCAGCTCCCCGAGACGGCCCAGACCCATGTGTACCCGGACCAGCTTCCCCCGCTGAAAGACGCGGTAGCGGAGGGCCGGCAGGTCCTGCTGACTGCCGCGGAGATGGACGAGGCCAATAACCGCATCCGCATCGCCCTGCAGGAACTGCTGGGGCAGGCCCCGCTGGGCGAAGTGCTCATCCAGCCAATGCTGGCCGGCGAACAGGTCATGGGAGCCCTCATTGGCAGTCGTCTTGCCGGCCACCCCCCTTTCACCAGCGAGGAATTCCAGCTCTTCGAAGCGGTCGCCGACCTCTCCGCCGCCACCCTGCACCACCTGCGCACCTTCCAGAACCTCATCCAGGCGCATGCCCACCTGCAGAACCTGAACGCCCAGCTCCAGGACGCCTATCAACATCTTCAGGACCTGGACCGGCTGAAATCGGCGTTCCTCGGCCTGGTGACCCATGAACTGCGCAGTCCCTTCGCCGGCATTGACCTTTCACTGCAGGTCCTGAAGCGATACAGCAAGGAATGCCCCGAACCCGTGCGCGAGCAGTTCGCCCAGCTTGAGCTCAGCATTCACGAGGCCAGCGGGAAGGTGGATGCGCTGGTGTCCTTCGCCAGCCTGCTGGGCCGGCAGGAACTGCTCACCACAACAATGCTGGACTTCGCCGAGGTGGTGGATCAGGTGGTGCTGGTGCTGGGCCCACTGGCGCAGTCGCGCCAGGTGATCCTGCGGGTCAGCGGCGGCCGGCCGGTGATCATAGAGGGCAATCTGGAGCGGCTGAGAGAAGCCCTACAGCACCTGGTGCATAACGCCATCAAGTTCAATAAGCCCGGCGGACAGGTCTTCATCTCATATGGGATAGAGGGGGATATGCTGACCTGTCAGGTGCGGGACACCGGCCCCGGCATCCCCCCTGAACAGCTCTCCTCCATTTGGCAGGGCTTCTACCAGGCCAGCGACCCTGTGCGCAGGGGGGTGGAAGGGTTGGGGCTGGGACTGGCCCTGGTGAAACTGATCATCGAATCGCACCACGGCGAGGTAGCGGCGGAAAGCACCCCCGGCGAGGGCAGTACCTTCCGCTTCCACATCCCACTGCGACAGCCGGCGCGGGTGGAACAGGCGGACGATGGACCATTGACCATGAACGATGAGGAGGCATGATGGAAAAACGGTATATACCTGTCGAGGTGCTTCAGCGCTTCATGTTCGACGTGTTCACCGGTCTGGGGGTGCCGGCGGAGGATGCCGCCATCTGCGCGGATGTGCTCATCACCGCCGACCTGCGCGGCATCGAGTCGCACGGCATCGGCCGGCTGAAATATTACTACGACCGCATCAAGGCCGGCGTGCAGAGGACCATCACCGAGGTGACTGTGGTCCGGGAGACGGAAACCACCGCCGTGCTGGACGGCAACCACGGCATGGGACATGTCATCGCATATCGCGCCATGCGCATGGCCATCGAGAAGGCGCGCCGCGGGGGACTGGGCGCCGTGGCGGTGCGCAACAGCACGCACTTCGGCATCGCCGGCTACTATCCCCTCATGGCCGTGAAGGAGGGCATGATGGGCCTGACGGTCACCAACGCCCGGCCGGCCATCGCCCCCACCTTCGGCACCGAACCCATGCTGGGCACTAACCCCATCGCCTTCGCCGCGCCCACCGACCTGCCCTATCCCTTCTGCTTCGACGCCGCCACCTCCATCACCCAGCGGGGTAAAATCGAGGTGCTGGAACGAGAGGAGACGCCGGCGCCGGCGGGCTGGGTCATCAACCCGAATGGGGAGCCGGTGACCGACCCCACCACCATCCTGCGGGACCTGGACACGGGGAACGCGGCGCTCCTGCCGCTGGGCGGCGCCGGCGAGCTGATGGGCGGCCATAAAGGCTACGGCCTGGCGGTTATGGTCGAAATCCTCTCGGCCTCCCTGCAGGAAGGGGCCTTCCTCAAGGACCTGCTGGGCAAGGCCCCCGATGGAAGCCGCCGGCCCTATATGCTGGGACACTTTTTCCTGGCGCTCGACATCGAGCACTTCATCCCGCTGGAGGTCTCACGCCGCATCACCACGCAGATCCTGCTGGACCTCCAGCGCTCGCGCAAAGCGCCGGGCTGTGAGCGGATATATGTCGCCGGCGAGAAGGAGTACGAGATGGAGCAGGAGCGCCGGCGCACCGGCATCCCGGTGAACGAGAACCTTAAGCGTGAGCTTCAGTATATGCGCGACGAACTGGGCATCGCCGGCTATGAGGCGTACTTCTAGCGCCCCTCACCCCGCGTACCACTGGATTATCGCTGGGCCGTAGAGCATCATCACCAGCGCGCCGATGACCAGGAAGGGACCGTAGGGGATGGCGGTGAAGGCGGAATAGCGCCGGCGCACCAGCAACATCCACAACAGGTACGCGCCGGCGAACAGCCCCCCGAGGAATATGCCGATCACCAAGGCGAAAATAACCCCGGGGAGACCGGTTACCAGCCCAATGAACAGCGCCAGCTTGACATCACCGGCCCCGAATGCCACCTCATTAATGGGCCGGCCGCGCAGGCGCGCCATGACCCTGGCAAACAGCGCCCCCAGCAGGTAAATCACGAACAACATCAAGAAGCCGGTGATGCCGCCCAGCACCGCGCGGCGGATGCCCGGCTCTGGCGTCAGCAGGGCGCCGGCCAGCGCCAGCAGGCAGGCCGGGAATACCACCACGTTCAGGATAAGCCGGCGCTCCAGGTCAATGACCGTCACCAGCGCGAAGATGGCCCAGTACATGGTCTTGACGATGAGTTCCGCCGTCCAGCCGTAGAGAGACCATAGGTAGCCGAAGCCGGCGGCGGTGATGGCCGTCAGCGCGAGGGTGCGCCAGCGCCAGCGCCCACCCTCGAAAGGGCAGGTGCGCCAGCCCAGCAGGACCAGCCAGCGGGCCGGCGCGGACATATCTGCGGGAAGAGGTCGTCCGCAATGGGGACAGCCGGCATGCCAGCCCAGATCGCGCTCCGCCGGCAGGCGGTCGGCGCACCAGGCCAGGAACTGCCCGGTCAGCAGGCCGAGGATGATATATATCGCTGTGGCCATCACCGCCCCCTAATTATAGATTGCGCTAGCCGTTCTCCCGCTCGACCCAGGCCTTAGCGCGCTCGACGGCGCGCTTCCAGCCGCGGTAGCCGGCCTCGCGCCGGCGCTCATCCCACTGCGGCTCGAAGACGCGGTCCAGCACCCAGTTCTGGCGCAGGGCATCGAGGTTGTCCCACAGGCCGGCGGCCAGGCCGGCGGCATAGGCCGCGCCCAGCGCGGTCGTCTCCTCCACACGCGGCCGCACGACCCGCGCACCC comes from the Anaerolineae bacterium genome and includes:
- a CDS encoding iron-containing alcohol dehydrogenase, which gives rise to MKICKFVMPEVIFGPGSLGQIAECAQRLGAEKIFLVTDEGVRRAGWVDKAVAVLKDWGMNFELWSQVTPNPKDYEVEEGAQQYLAAGCDAIVGLGGGSPMVRRRHMLSRLT
- a CDS encoding GAF domain-containing sensor histidine kinase encodes the protein MGAAGPDGSISLTYITRLLQNDRVVGLLILEFLLLALVMALNEWRHGTHTEARRLSATFAALAALRLPLLIPGLPQAFPPAYSLIEGFSLILLAWSFSRSAFHDHELADRLRNILLLLAGLAAGIWVARWLWPDGTRDSPMEWSTIVWHLATAGLAGVTTWFLAASRREHRALLSLAFGFLTLGHAGVVLGYPTALRASGALVYPLFTLAIYQTITGDLRAYGSELRSLSRRSLDHTKERILLLELSRLVRSPLDELTLLKVVADYSGPVFNLDGLVVLLKDEGNSSEGWPVAARYQSLNAQLPETAQTHVYPDQLPPLKDAVAEGRQVLLTAAEMDEANNRIRIALQELLGQAPLGEVLIQPMLAGEQVMGALIGSRLAGHPPFTSEEFQLFEAVADLSAATLHHLRTFQNLIQAHAHLQNLNAQLQDAYQHLQDLDRLKSAFLGLVTHELRSPFAGIDLSLQVLKRYSKECPEPVREQFAQLELSIHEASGKVDALVSFASLLGRQELLTTTMLDFAEVVDQVVLVLGPLAQSRQVILRVSGGRPVIIEGNLERLREALQHLVHNAIKFNKPGGQVFISYGIEGDMLTCQVRDTGPGIPPEQLSSIWQGFYQASDPVRRGVEGLGLGLALVKLIIESHHGEVAAESTPGEGSTFRFHIPLRQPARVEQADDGPLTMNDEEA
- a CDS encoding Ldh family oxidoreductase produces the protein MMEKRYIPVEVLQRFMFDVFTGLGVPAEDAAICADVLITADLRGIESHGIGRLKYYYDRIKAGVQRTITEVTVVRETETTAVLDGNHGMGHVIAYRAMRMAIEKARRGGLGAVAVRNSTHFGIAGYYPLMAVKEGMMGLTVTNARPAIAPTFGTEPMLGTNPIAFAAPTDLPYPFCFDAATSITQRGKIEVLEREETPAPAGWVINPNGEPVTDPTTILRDLDTGNAALLPLGGAGELMGGHKGYGLAVMVEILSASLQEGAFLKDLLGKAPDGSRRPYMLGHFFLALDIEHFIPLEVSRRITTQILLDLQRSRKAPGCERIYVAGEKEYEMEQERRRTGIPVNENLKRELQYMRDELGIAGYEAYF
- a CDS encoding prepilin peptidase yields the protein MATAIYIILGLLTGQFLAWCADRLPAERDLGWHAGCPHCGRPLPADMSAPARWLVLLGWRTCPFEGGRWRWRTLALTAITAAGFGYLWSLYGWTAELIVKTMYWAIFALVTVIDLERRLILNVVVFPACLLALAGALLTPEPGIRRAVLGGITGFLMLFVIYLLGALFARVMARLRGRPINEVAFGAGDVKLALFIGLVTGLPGVIFALVIGIFLGGLFAGAYLLWMLLVRRRYSAFTAIPYGPFLVIGALVMMLYGPAIIQWYAG